The DNA region atagtgtgatgactcctgattattttaaatgtgtttttcatatagtaatgtcatccaaccgagctagagctgaatccgaggaagctgagagcaatgctttAGCTTCAGTACAAAGAGTCTCCTCTGCgtctggtagtgaaaggcccgtgtcTGAAGGCCGAAGCGAGGAGGCAAAACATgctttctttcaaatgatgaatgaatggtttacacaATACTTGAGAACAAACCccactgtacaacaacctcccccactTTCTCCTTAACCTGTTCTTGAGGTACCATAGGGCGCTGAActtgttagaattggtaagcctccgaTAGATAAAATTTGCAAACATGGGGTGGAAGAATTTTGGGCTACAATAGATGATGATCCagaaagggctgagttttggcttgaaaacactattcgGGTTTTTGATGAACTATCCTGCACACTTGCTGAGTGCCTCAAATGTGCAGTATCCTTACTGAAAgatacaacttatcattggtggaataccataacttccattgtaccgagagagaatattacttgggaattcttacatactgaatttagaaagaaatatgttattCAGAGGTTTATGGATCAGAAAAGAAAGAGTTCAGGAACTCAAGTAGAGAagcatgactgtatctgaatatgaacaaGAATTTGTTCGACCAAGTAAGTATGCTAAAGAATGGGTTTTAACTGAGGCTGAAATATGTAAACATTTTGAAGAGGgcctaaatgaagatatcaagctattgattgagaTTCTCAAAATAAGGGAATTTACAGCATTAGCCGACCGAGTAGAAAAAGCTGAGGaactaagtaaagaaaagaaacaagccgAAAGGAAGGCTCAAATTTCTGGAAAAAGAGCTATGAGTAAATcacaatcatttgcttctaagaaattaaagaagtattatgatcgtgtgACCACTTCCACAGGATATTCTTGAAGGGAACGGGGATCTCAACGATCTAACCTGAGGTCTTCAAATCTATCTGTgactagtgtgggtaatgtcggTAATCACAAActaaaatgtaaacattgtaacaagtttcatcatggggaatgtcggtctagaagtggagcttgttttggaTACGGTACACTTAACCATTTTCTCAGGGATTGTCCTGAAAGAGCTAAAAAGGAGATAGAACCAGCTCCAAAGCTGAGCAATCCTATTTCAAGAGGCAGACCACCCGGTAATGTTAGTGGTAGTTGAGGTACTATCAAGGACTCGACAGCTAGATCTAAGGCATGGGCACCTGCAAGGATATATGCTATTTGTGCTAGAGAGGATGCCTCTACGCCAGATGTcattattggtacattttctctgcttgatactgatattactgtattgattgaccctggttccacatattcatatatatgcacgaaCCTAGTATCTGGTTAAAATTTTCctattgaattcactgaatttgtagttaaagtTTCAAACCATCTGGGctagtgtgttatggtggataaagtttgtaagaactatCCGTTGATACTAAAAGGTTATTGCTTTCTGTCTAACTTGATTTTTTaccatttgataaatttgatgtgatcttgggAATGAATTGGTTAACCCTATATGATGCCGAAGTTTACTGTAAGCAgtaatatattgtattgaaatgtcaaagTGGCAAATCTCTTCGTGTTAAATATGATAAACTAGATAGATTACCTAATGTTAATTCAGCAGTATCAGCgtagaaatatgttagaaaagggtatgatgcctATCTTGTTATGTgatggatactaaagtatctgagtcaaagattcagtTAGTGCCGGTAGTAAGTGAATTTCTTGATGTATTCCAGAAGAATTTCCTGGTTTACCACCGGGTAGAGAAGtagaattctctatagatcttgatCCGAGAAtgacaccgatatcgatagcactTTACAGAATGACTCCTATTGAGttgaaagagctgaaagtacagttgcaagaattgattgacagaggttttgctcgacctagttacTCACCTTGGGGTACCagttttatttgtaaagaagaagaacGGGTCgttgaggatgtgtattgattatagacagctcaacaaagttacagtaaagaacaagtatacattgcctcgaattgatgacttgtttgaccaattaaaGTGTGCTACtgtatttttgaagattgattttcattctggttattatcaactaCGGGTGAAGGAAtcggatgtgccaaaaatagCTTTTAGAACCatgtatggacactatgagtttatTCTGATGCCATTCGACTTTACAAGTGCacctgcagcgtttatggatttgatgaacataatttCCAGCCCGTATTTGGACAGGTTtgtggttgtaacaccccaaacccggcctagaagttaggcccgaatttggtgtgtcacattgaagtgtttttcgaaaaccatttTCTCATTGGaaacccttcttactactcaaaacatctggccattttaaaacttgtgaaacgttaattcctttaaaaccttacttgctgcGGCAACTTACTTTTAAATAGTTGCGAAaacatgatattttgaaaaccagttatttttttggaaaactatgccctacttctaacagatattaagcatactaaataaatttcccaaataaaaagttaagaacataaagaggccttaatacaacctAAATAGAAAAACATGCGTAGTTGTGCGGTTGTCTCCGAGTCCCTCTgcgacaccgatccacctaaagattgggattacctgcacagttaataaatggggtgagtttacgaaaacttagtgtgtaatccctttaCTAAAGTAACAGTcagtaaacagacagaattcagaatcagtctgggccggAGCCCATTATAGTAAtagtacagtccagttcagagcatacgtgggccaaagcccattacaatatcatttaGGTCACaacccataacagaatcaattgggcctagcccatcttagcctcagttgggcaaaagcccacatcgcaataatatcacaataatatcatacatacaatgctgtgcaacccaccccaataatccaactgctacacaccaactccgtcccccggtacacatcatgtggggatataaatatcgacccacccatccgatacacatcattggtagcccggttgcggtactacTTCATTgtagcaagctgctaatcaaatattaggcttaatagccatcggtggatccacggtcgtcaagcaaccatgcgatcctcatatacttcctccgttccatgattcccaacccatgcaatatgtcgtgtatgtcatgctcaatcatcacacgtgtatgcagaatggccatactcagtaacagtcttttaaacatatattaagagcatatcagtcatacaaccacaATCAAGTCAATTAAAACGCAGTCATACATTCATTAACAAATTAGTCAAATTTGAAGTCTAAGTCAGTCATTTACCCtcaggggcaaaatagtcattttacccaacAGGGGTATGTTAGTCATTTTacactataagggtatttcgataattttacaaattacgagtgtttcggtaattttacaaatcgaggtattttggtaattttacaaattgagggtatttcagtaattttacaaatcgggggtacatcgataattttacaaactgagggtattttggtaattttaaaaattgatggtatttcggtaattttacaaatcgggggtatttcgataattttacaaactgggggttttcggtaattttacaaactgggggtattttagtaattttacaaactatgggtatttcggtaatttctctttgttatgggtttattacttaccttggcccgttaacaagtcctcattggctaaagtgaacagatactatgcaccaggtaggattccagaaaagagaaggtgagtcattaaaatcgcttaagtaccaagctcttcctagatccaatcctagacatgcatatacccattgccacaccttaaccttatgactcgttcACGGTCacgattaattaattaagtttatgtcaattaattagtcatcagatactaggcccaaaaccccttacagagcccaaacaagtctacataggcccaatctcattcatatggcccattggcccaaatcatattcgtatggcccatcaggcccaactccttcccacctaacagttagatttacacaagtgGGCCCATGGGCCTATCGGGCCCAGCACACAAGAATGCACGTGGCGGCTTTTAGCTTTTACcgatttctaacaaagaagggtgtgaatacacacctgtttatgagaacgcgccgaagtccacgatcaccaaccttggcacatcctgcattgggtcttaatcacctttctctttttcaccaactcatctggttcgctctatttaaagtcagcttcgctctatttaaagtcagcttctcaccaattctcatgttagcttcccgatgtgggattattttcaaccattaggaaaattccttattttcttatgaccacttcaaccacagagttccagtccaactctacctcctacacagctcaaatagcaaaataaataccctattgcacatcccaagacttgaaccttagacctcacagttacacaacacgccaccttgccattccaccacaggctctttgtgtgccatattttatcctcaattaaatataaggtctataggccaaagtccaggttcctttaaaaaaaaccataataaattgcaagagctaagacttgaacccaagctcccttgcaaccttaatgacgctgTAACGTCCCGTACCCgggaccgtcaccggagtcgaacacgaggtgttaacagacttaatttattacttaaacagctcaaacaatttatttttaaaatttccagtcaagctagaaatctgcatcatagtctcttaaaaattcatatctcgagttccaaaactcaaaataaaattctgtaaattttccctgaaactaaactcatatatctatttactaattttttttataatttttggtcaatccaattagtacagtttattagttaaagtctcccctatttcagggtttgactgctctaacctctgtatattacgaatcagatatctctctgtacagaacttcaatgactatgaagtttgtttctcctaaaactagactcaataaggaatttttacacataaataatgacttctaattattgttttacaatttatgatgaatttttaaagtcagaacaggggatctagaaatcactctggccctgtttcacaaaaattcaaatatctcataaaatataatttatatacctgttttgttcaatccatatgaaaatagaataattaagcttcaatttcataactcactcatcatttaattccatttctactatttttagtgatttttcaaatttacatcactgctgctgtcagattctgttttatggcaaatttcactttactaaggattttcatgaactaaatagcattttaaacatacataacatcaaatatgacttagattggccattccaatggctaatcatttacaaacctttTTCTTACCAAACTATAGTCATATCATAAGAttaattacacaaagtgagtgttttgccatacatgccacattcaaaatacacaagccattttaccaatttaagccttcggatagtgtgaacgagtcttcgacctatcccgattctcaagccggcttgtcaaaactacaatgaaagaaaaggagggagtaagcacaaatgcttagtaagttcacatgcaaatagcaagtaacataatcacacaatctcacataaaacatcattttcataaacaacaccaagacattcatgtttcatttacatttaatatctttctacgatttcatcataccaagtttttaacccgagggtttaagcacatacctgtcaaattttctcatttaccacacttaccaacatgtcaccttcgttttaggccttcttcttattcacgtaagattcacccattgaacacatcggagtATAATTCGAATATgcggatctcatgaacataagagccatacccgcagctaaaCAAACTCAATAggctgcggaacttatgtagccaagctaccatgtaacccgcccataagtgaactcggactcaactcgacgagctcgggcgttcgcatccagaagtgaactcggacttaactcaacgagctcggatgcctagttacatctcacgaactcggactcaactcaacgagttcggaactcaaccatcctagtgacatgtcacttgtattctaatttattcccaaggttcaaacgggcgttttcctcgatcacacatctttcccgtcttccacggaatatcgaaatcgatactacggtgatagttcatactcatcaagtaattcacataattacatattattcaccAATAACCagaaagcataatatttcatgataataatcagcatcatatcatataaaaaacattaaattgcttaaaatgacaattatgttactacatttacacatgaacttacctcggtacaaaattattagcaatcgagcctattcttcgtaaactttgtttttcccttgatcgcgacttgaatctcgtttctcttgatctataatgccaaagtaatcttatttaatacatacattcatcaaaacatcatttaatacgaaattttgcaaaattacatttttgcccctaaacttttgcataattacacttttgcccctaggctcgggaattaaacttcatcccttattcttatgttttatgacatgctgatcatttttcccttctatggcaacatcaaattcacactctaacatgtacttatgactattaggtatttttaccgattaagcctttttactcgttttcgcttaaaaccaagtagtacaagttgtctaacataatttaaaacctcatattctatcacaaaacaccaaaatacacaaatttcacctatgggtatttttccaaatatgaaccctaggttgaattattgctagcataagcttaatcgagctaccgagattccaaaaacgtaaagaacattaaaaatggggcttggaatcacttactatggagcttggaagcttgaaacaaaccctagctatggagaacccttgaaatttcagcctaatgaagaagatggacaaaaattggcttttaattttgtttttaactaaatgaccaaaatgcccttactactaaacttttcaaaaattccatccatgtccaatttttgtccatagacttagaaattggtcaaattgatatttaagacctcctcattaattataaattggtcaaattgatagttaagacctcctcattaatattccaaaacagtttcatactaaaaactcctagaatgcaagttttgcaaattattcgatttagtccctaatttcaatttaagcactttaggcatagaatttcatcacaaaattttcacacaatcatgcaatcatatcataaacatcaaaataattataaaataattacttttatctcagatttgtggtcatgaaaccactattctgattaggccctaattcgggatattacaactctccctccctttaagaattttcgtcctcgaaaatcttaccggtaagcaggtgtgggtattggtttctcatagtttcttcaggttcccatgtagtctcttctaccctgtgcttttgccacaatactttcacgagagcgacacttttatttcttaattgtttgacttctcgagctaaaatcttaatcggttcttcttcgtaagtcatatccggtcgtagtttaatttctgtcggtgaaattatatgtgaaggatccgaacgataccgacgtaacatagatacgtggaacacatcatgaatcttctctaattcaggtggtaatgctagccgatatgctaccggtccaactttttcaattatttcatatggtACAATAAaatgcggacttaacttgcccttccatccaaatctaaggactttcttctatggagacactttcaaaaataccttatcaccaacttgaaactcgatttcccttcgtttcaaatccgcataagatttctgtctatctgaagcagttttcaaacaatctcgaatcactttcaccttttcttcggtttcttttattagatcaactccttaaatttaattttccttgagtacagtccaatacaatggcgtctgacatttatgaccatacaatgcttcataaggtgccatcttcaaactcgtctgataaatattattataagcaaattctaccaacagtaagtacctttcccaagtaccttgaaattccaatacgcaacatctgagcatgtcttcaagaatctaaattactccctctgattgtccatcagtttgtggatgaaaggcagtgctgaaatttaactttgtacctaatgcctcttgcaacttttgccaaatccgtgaagtaaatctcggatctctatccgaaatgattgacaaaggtattccatgaagtctaacaatctcacggatatacaattcatccaacttattaagagaataatccgtacgtaccggaataaaataagccgatttagtcagtctgtcaactattaccta from Gossypium hirsutum isolate 1008001.06 chromosome A04, Gossypium_hirsutum_v2.1, whole genome shotgun sequence includes:
- the LOC121228067 gene encoding uncharacterized protein codes for the protein MTVSEYEQEFVRPSKYAKEWVLTEAEICKHFEEGLNEDIKLLIEILKIREFTALADRVEKAEELSKEKKQAERKAQISGKRAMSKSQSFASKKLKKDCPERAKKEIEPAPKLSNPISRGRPPEEFPGLPPGREVEFSIDLDPRMTPISIALYRMTPIELKELKIDFHSGYYQLRVKESDVPKIAFRTMYGHYEFILMPFDFTSAPAAFMDLMNIISSPYLDRATGNTMVELRLIHEVMHQELEIQLQHVLRSQNEVTDYLAKIATRLDSLQLFIAPPNVVNDILLEDRNKALNESAGSSGKGVGVLEVLCSNPDVREKWATQQFLSNGLIFACERMCRWFW